The Miscanthus floridulus cultivar M001 chromosome 17, ASM1932011v1, whole genome shotgun sequence genome has a window encoding:
- the LOC136517245 gene encoding uncharacterized protein isoform X1, which produces MPKPWRPVLASATKCCTAEDAVVAPDGLAWCRPQQSELSRRLASFRRLSSLANSPASSGTTTMADKDGSVEQQQAAASLTEATRSGWRAFTRCSTHCLKGGMEYAAGGELFEWICNAGRFSEDEARFFFQQMISGVSYCHSMVYSSLQLTYCTSWMVV; this is translated from the exons ATGCCGAAGCCGTGGAGGCCGGTGCTGGCGTCGGCCACCAAGTGCTGCACGGCGGAGGACGCGGTGGTGGCCCCCGACGGGCTGGCGTGGTGCCGTCCGCAGCAGTCGGAGCTGTCGCGTCGGCTGGCATCCTTCAGGCGGCTCTCATCGCTGGCCAACAGCCCGGCGTCGTCGGGCACCACCACCATGGCGGATAAGGACGGCAGCgtggagcagcagcaggccgcgGCAAGCTTGACAGAAGCGACGCGCTCAGGCTGGCGTGCGTTCACCAGGTGCTCGACACATTGCCTCAAAGGAG GTATGGAATATGCTGCTGGAGGTGAGCTATTTGAATGGATTTGCAATGCTGGAAGATTTAGTGAGGATGAG GCAAGATTCTTCTTCCAACAAATGATTTCAGGAGTTAGCTATTGTCATTCAATGGTATATAGTTCTCTCCAACTAACGTATTGCACCTCCTGGATGGTAGTATAG
- the LOC136517245 gene encoding uncharacterized protein isoform X4 has translation MPKPWRPVLASATKCCTAEDAVVAPDGLAWCRPQQSELSRRLASFRRLSSLANSPASSGTTTMADKDGSVEQQQAAASLTEATRSGWRAFTRYGICCWR, from the exons ATGCCGAAGCCGTGGAGGCCGGTGCTGGCGTCGGCCACCAAGTGCTGCACGGCGGAGGACGCGGTGGTGGCCCCCGACGGGCTGGCGTGGTGCCGTCCGCAGCAGTCGGAGCTGTCGCGTCGGCTGGCATCCTTCAGGCGGCTCTCATCGCTGGCCAACAGCCCGGCGTCGTCGGGCACCACCACCATGGCGGATAAGGACGGCAGCgtggagcagcagcaggccgcgGCAAGCTTGACAGAAGCGACGCGCTCAGGCTGGCGTGCGTTCACCAG GTATGGAATATGCTGCTGGAGGTGA
- the LOC136517245 gene encoding uncharacterized protein isoform X3 has translation MPKPWRPVLASATKCCTAEDAVVAPDGLAWCRPQQSELSRRLASFRRLSSLANSPASSGTTTMADKDGSVEQQQAAASLTEATRSGWRAFTRCSTHCLKGGKILLPTNDFRS, from the exons ATGCCGAAGCCGTGGAGGCCGGTGCTGGCGTCGGCCACCAAGTGCTGCACGGCGGAGGACGCGGTGGTGGCCCCCGACGGGCTGGCGTGGTGCCGTCCGCAGCAGTCGGAGCTGTCGCGTCGGCTGGCATCCTTCAGGCGGCTCTCATCGCTGGCCAACAGCCCGGCGTCGTCGGGCACCACCACCATGGCGGATAAGGACGGCAGCgtggagcagcagcaggccgcgGCAAGCTTGACAGAAGCGACGCGCTCAGGCTGGCGTGCGTTCACCAGGTGCTCGACACATTGCCTCAAAGGAG GCAAGATTCTTCTTCCAACAAATGATTTCAGGAGTTAG
- the LOC136517245 gene encoding uncharacterized protein isoform X2, protein MPKPWRPVLASATKCCTAEDAVVAPDGLAWCRPQQSELSRRLASFRRLSSLANSPASSGTTTMADKDGSVEQQQAAASLTEATRSGWRAFTRCSTHCLKGGMEYAAGGELFEWICNAGRFSKILLPTNDFRS, encoded by the exons ATGCCGAAGCCGTGGAGGCCGGTGCTGGCGTCGGCCACCAAGTGCTGCACGGCGGAGGACGCGGTGGTGGCCCCCGACGGGCTGGCGTGGTGCCGTCCGCAGCAGTCGGAGCTGTCGCGTCGGCTGGCATCCTTCAGGCGGCTCTCATCGCTGGCCAACAGCCCGGCGTCGTCGGGCACCACCACCATGGCGGATAAGGACGGCAGCgtggagcagcagcaggccgcgGCAAGCTTGACAGAAGCGACGCGCTCAGGCTGGCGTGCGTTCACCAGGTGCTCGACACATTGCCTCAAAGGAG GTATGGAATATGCTGCTGGAGGTGAGCTATTTGAATGGATTTGCAATGCTGGAAGATTTA GCAAGATTCTTCTTCCAACAAATGATTTCAGGAGTTAG